In the genome of Aedes aegypti strain LVP_AGWG chromosome 2, AaegL5.0 Primary Assembly, whole genome shotgun sequence, the window GGGCAAAACCAAGTACGCCGGAAGCTTCCTATAGGTCTTATGAAGCATTCAggaaaatttggtgatagtagtttttcactcgccgaacattttttttcgaaatagcaatataagtgaaaattctcgaaaattcccATATATGCCGATAACCACCAATTAGTCAAATCTGCCGGCCTAGGGGGCAAAACCAAGTACGCCGGAAGCTTCCTATAGGTCTAATGAAGCATTCAggaaaatttggtgatagtagtttttcactcgccgaacattttttttcgaaatagcaatataagtgaaaattctcgaaaattcccATATATGCCGATAACCACCAATTTGTCAAATCTGCCGGCCTAGGGGGCAAAACCAAGTACGCCGGAAGCTTCCTATAGGTCTAATGAAGCATTCAggaaaatttggtgatagtagtttttcactcgccgaacattttttttcgaaatagcaatataagtgaaaattctcgaaaattcccATATATGCCGATAACCACCAATTAGTCAAATCTGCCGGCCTAGGGGGCAAAACCAAGTACGCCGGAAGCTTCCTATAGGTCTAATGAAGCATTCAggaaaatttggtgatagtagtttttcactcgccgaacattttttttcgaaatagcaatataagtgaaaattctcgaaaattcccATATATGCCGATAACCACCAATTAGTCAAATCTGCCGGCCTAGGGGGCAAAACCAAGTACGCCGGAAGCTTCCTATAGGTCTTATGAAGCATTCAggaaaatttggtgatagtagtttttcactcgccgaacattttttttttcgaaatagcaatataagtgaaaattctcgaaaattcccATATATGCCGATAACCACCAATTTGTCAAATCTGCCGGCCTAGGGGGCAAAACCAAGTACGCCGGAAGCTTCCTATAGGTCTTATGAAGCATTCAggaaaatttggtgatagtagtttttcactcgccgaacattttttttcgaaatagcaatataagtgaaaattctcgaaaattcccATATATGCCGATAACCACCAATTAGTCAAATCTGCCGGCCTAGGGGGCAAAACCAAGTACGCCGGAAGCTTCCTATAGGTCTAATGAAGCATTCAggaaaatttggtgatagtagtttttcactcgccgaacatttttttttcgaaatagcaatataagtgaaaattctcgaaaattctCATATATGCCGATAACCACCAATTTGTCAAATCTGCCGGCCTAGGGGGCAAAACCAAGTACGCCGGAAGCTTCCTATAGGTCTTATGAAGCATTCAggaaaatttggtgatagtagtttttcactcgccgaacatgtttttttcgaaatagcaatataagtgaaaattctcgaaaaatccCATATATGCCGATAACCACCAATTTGTCAAATCTGCCGGCCTAGGGGGCAAAACCAAGTACGCCGGAAGCTTCCTATAGGTCTAATGAAGCATTCAggaaaatttggtgatagtagtttttcactcgccgaacattttttctcgaaatagcaatataagtgaaaattctcgaaaattcccATATATGCCGATAACCACCAATTAGTCAAATCTGCCGGCCTAGGGGGCAAAACCAAGTACGCCGGAAGCTTCCTATAGGTCTTATAAAGCATTCAggaaaatttggtgatagtagtttttcactcgccgaacatgttttttcgaaatagcaatataagtgaaaattctcgaaaaaatcCACCAATTAGTCAAATCTGCCGGCCTAGGGGGCAAAACCAAGTACGCCGGAAGCTTCCTATAGGTCTAATGAAGCATTCAggaaaatttggtgatagtagtttttcactcgccgaacattttttttcgaaatagcaatataagtgaaaattctcgaaaattcccATATATGCCGATAACCACCAATTTGTCAAATCTGCCGGCCTAGGGGGCAAAACCAAGTACGCCGGAAGCTTCCTATAGGTCTAATGAAGCATTCagaaaaatttggtgatagtagtttttcactcgccgaacattttttttcgaaatagcaatataagtgaaaattctcgaaaaatccCATATATGCCGATAACCACCAATTAGTCAAATCTGCCGGCCTAGGGGGCAAAACCAAGTACGCCGGAAGCTTCCTATAGGTCTTATGAAGCATTCAggaaaatttggtgatagtagtttttcactcgccgaacattttttttcgaaatagcaatataagtgaaaattctcgaaaattcccATATATGCCGATAACCACCAATTAGTCAAATCTGCCGGCCTAGGGGGCCAAACCAAGTCGCTTTTGTGTTAAGCGTTTTATTTGAGAACTCAAATTAATCGAATTGTTCAAGAATTTACAAAGCATAAAACAGTTTATGAAAAATCTTTATTGTCGAGTAAAGAAAATGCATCGCCCAATGCTTTTGCTCGCGCAGATCGCTCACGGCACTCACGAGTTATATCTGCTTTTCGCTTGATTGGTAACTTGTGCCGctagtattgtttttttttgctcgcGCAATTCAGCGGCACATTCGATTCCATTCAGATACCAATAAGCGGCACGACTTGCTCGCGCAGTTGCTCGCGCATTTAATTTGGGTATCGAGTGTACCTGTGTATCGAGCCACTGGTTCCGCATCATTTCTTCGCGTGTTACTTCTTCTGTTTGGCATTGCTGGATCACTCGTGTTGCTGTAAGATCCGCTTGTTCGATGAAGCGTTTTTTTCAGAGGAACGTCGCTGATACCGGTAATTATCTTGTCCCGGAGCATCTCGTCCTCCATGGCACCAAAGTTGCAGTCCTTAATGAGTTCTCGTGCACGGTTGATGAACTGCGTCATCGATTCGGGTGGTTTGGAATCATCGCCAGCTTCCTGATGACACTGATAAAATTCATAACGAGCAAGCTTCACGTTACGCTGCGGAATCATATTTCGAGAGAGAGATTCCATACACGCTGCTACCGTATTTCTCTCATGTTCCTGGAGAGGCcacaagttgaaaatctttctCGCTTCTGCTCCTAAAGCCGACTTGAAAGTCGCCACTTTGACacgttcctccaaaaattccacgCCGGAAGCAATGAGATAGTTCTCAAACGTGTCCTTCCAATTGACGATGTTCTCTCTCAGATTGCCACTTAGCTCCAGTGGCGTTGGGAATGGGATGCCGCTGTTGATGACGGGAGCTGCCGCCATTGCTGGTCCTGCTTGTGCCCCTGCTAGGGCTTCGGGCAGTGGTTGTTGCTGACCTTGGACGTTTTGAGCCATTACTATTCGTTGCTGAGCTGTTCACAATAACTGTTTATTAGTTCGGTTCTCGCGGTTTGCTTACTAGAGCTTGTTACTCAAGATTCGCAAGAGCAAACATTTCTTTTGAAGTAAAAATCACCCGTACTGACACCATGTTAACAAAACGACATGAGTGGGTTCGTGGTTGAACAATGATTGCTTTATTTCCGTTTATGTTGTTGTACGTGTAATAGGTATGGGAGCTATTTTATCAATAGGGCTGGTACATATTATAAAATCTAGGAGTGTTCGAATTCAAGACAGTATAACAACATGTTTAGCATAAATTGAAGCGAAATAGACGACTATGTctaagaattattgaaaatactttatttaACTTCATATTGAGGAAAAAAAAGCAAAGATGCGTATTCCAGGTTATTCTTTCACCAGGACAAACTGAGtttatgatatatttttgttgtaTGCCTAATTGATATTCTGCTTGTGTTTGAGCGTGTTTATATTTATGTGTTCTGTTTGTGCTGTTTTGTGTTGGCATGCCTGTCCCTGTGCGTCCGAAGGTAGACAAACTTAAAATTCATACTCTCAGGTCATACATCAGTAAAACCATTGTAAAAACGTATTATTCTGTTTTCTCTTTCCATCTGCAAAAAAAACAACTGCACCCATCGTAGGACGATTTCAATATTGCAACCTCGTCACTCCACGCGCTGAGCAATAGTATGACACTGGCACGCAATGAAAAGCAAAGCCCGCACTCTTCACCGCGGCTGCCTCGGCGCCAACCAAATCCCACCGCACCAGTGCTAACTAGTAACGATATTTATGCAGGCGGTCCCTCCCTCCAGTCCCAGTCGAGCAGTTGCAGCTATGCGTCATCCTCATCCAGTTCATCTGCCAGTGGTAGTGGTGGTAGTAGTGGTTGCAGCAGCGGAAGTTCCAACAGTGGACAACAGATGGCAGCCTTAGTGACGACGCctgcagcagtagcagcagccgCAGCTGCCTCAGCACCACCAATGGCCGCCACTGCCACCCATACAGTCAATGGAAATCTCGTCACGCACACCAACAtctcattgaacaataacaGTCACTGTAGTAATATGTGCACAACTGGTGGTGGTGGTAGCAGTGGATCTAGCGGGACACCAAGCCATAATCTTGTCAAATGTAACAAGTCCTCATCTTCGTCTCTCCTACCACAGACACAAACCAACGTCGCTCCGTCGGCCAGCACACACTCACAACAAGTGCAACAAAATCGACTAAGCGCACCGGCAAGCTCATCTGTAGCTACTCCTAGCGGAAGCAATCCCAGCAGTTATCTAATGTACCGGGCACTCAGCAAAGCTCTATCCTCCGAGAGTCAGTCATCTAGTTCGATGGAGTCAATATACCAACCTTTACCTCCTCCACTACCCCCCAGAAAATCCTCTCCCGGAATTCTAACATCCACTCCTTCCTCCGACTCTTCCAGATCAAAATCTACCAATCCTCGTTGTCCGTCACAATTGCTGGCAGCACGCAATACCCAGAACCAAATCAATTCAGCATCTAGTCTTTGCAACCTCTCTAATCAGGTTGCAACCAGCCTTAATCTCAGTCGCAGTTCAGAGAATCTCTCAAGTGCTATCCGCATCGACAACCATGTCCCTAAAACCAATCCCCCTCCAGTCCCAAAGCACCAGACTCCCATCGAACCTTGTCCTTGTAATAACACTACTGCTCCTCCAAAACCCCCCGAACCAGATCCCTTCAACCAAGAGGATCTAGACAAAGTAATCGTCGGACCCGCTGAAACCATCGTCGGGATCATCGACACCCGGCCACTGGAAGCTCGTCAACCCATCATCCTCAAAGTAGATGACAAAAATGATCACAATCTAGTCCTCACCAGTACAAGCAACGTTTACCAGTTCAAACCAACCTCTATCAGCACCAACATCAATGGAATCCTGTCCAATGAGGTAACCATCTATCAACCAGCACAGCCCATCCTTCCGCAACCTCATCATACTCCAAAGCAACCGCAACCTCAGCCAAGACACCAGCAGCAACAACATCAACAGCCACAATCCTGCGCAACTATCCAAGGCACCAACCCGCAACACCAGCGACACCAGTCGCTCCCAGCAAACAACGCCACCATCAACGCTAAGGTTACTCCTCAACCGCCTTCCAAGTCAATCACCACTTCCCAGCTGTCGGCGGCTCTGGCCGCAGCCGCCACCAAATCCGACAGCACCAACCCACTCCTCTACGAGAACGTGCACCTCTCGTCGACTGCGACCTCCACGACGGATTGCAACGGGTCGAGCACAACGAGCAACAATAACCACCTGAGCAGCAGCGCTGTGGCTGCGGCAATGGCTGCGTCCGGCAGTGCGCacggttctgccgcagccaacAACAACAATACGAACGTGCCCTACGAGAACATCAACCTGGAGTATATCGCCCGGTTGATGCAGGAAGGCTACTCCAAGGAGAACGTCATCACGGCGCTCGGTATTTCCCGCAACAACATCGAGATGGCGTGCGACATCCTGCACGAGTTTGTCAGCAAAAGCGGAGGCGGGGGTTAGAGTCTTGGCTACCCTTTTGATCATCATGCAATACATTACATAAATTACACGTGTATAGAAACTGTAGTAAGCTGTCGCGTAGCGACCAACAGAAACGACATAGACTGCTAGGACGATGAGATGATGAGAGAGCAGCGTGACTCTTTGGATTCTAATTTATTTTCTATGTAGGTAGAAGTAGCAGTGTGAGGGTTGACGAGAAAGCGAATAAGTGAAAGCGAGAGTGCTCGTAGTTCTTAGTACACTAAGAAGTAGtagttgaaaacaatcatctATAGCAATAAATTGCAGTTCACAAAGGGCGAAGGGAAGTGACCAGAAATAGTTTCTGTGGCATCTCTCAAAGTTGACAGTGTAAATAGTTAGTGTGTGTGATCATGACTAGATATAAGAATAAACACAAACACACACACGCGTATATTACATACATACACATACTGCGCAACTATATAAGCATCTTGTGAAAAGTGAAGCTTTGTTTTAGTTCCTTACTAGCAGCTAATTGAATTTAATATAAAGAAATGACTCTGTTCTGTAGAAACTAATTATTAGGAGAAAGAATTATACTCAAACAaatcacagcaaaaaaaaacgaaatgtcGAACAGAGCAAAACAGAATTCAAGCACGGGTTTTCCTTATTTTCTGTTTAATTAGTTTAGTTTTGTCATATGCTACTGACTACGATTTTGAAATTTCAccgaataaaatgaaaatgaaccAAATTACCCTCGATATATTATGCTTTTCTTCATATTCCACGCAGTGAGACTGTATAGGacaattatcgtaatgccaagaaaaataaAGCAACGACCCATGTATGAGTGACGATTGTTGTTACAAAGAAAATGCTTGTAATACTAAATAATCGAAGAGATCTATGacacttaaggcgaagtagtccgtcattgaaatttgtacgcgtcgttgatgattgttgctaattcatctcgcgattttgaatcaaaaaatcagttggttttgcactgacacagctgaaaaagtatcagcatgctTTATGCATGTTAACGCGTGCAGTgttactttttcaagtcaatataaacgatataaactatcaagactgagttttatcactttgaaatgcaagctgaaaaatcatcattgttgTCAAAACGATTGACGGGCTActcttaaggccgcacgggacgtcatcataatcatcctatccatttcaagaagcaaatcccaagaaccactccatatatcgatgcgaaaatgaatcactatgattctatatatgtagtgcacaacccaatacatgttcagcttcatcggttcactaaaactcgagatttgcttccacaaagttttgatgataatttttagagtgagacgaaagatagggaaaataacacggtctcccgtgtcgccTTAAGGCTAAGaggctttcttcttcttcttgacattaggTACcagctgggacagagcctacttcgcAGTTTTAtgtgcttatgagcactttcatagTTCTTAACTAAGGgatttctttgccatttttgcatccgtatatcgtgtggcaggcacgatgatactatatgttcagcgcagttaaggaaattttcatcAATAAAAGATACTGTACCGAATGGGAACCAAACCAGACACGGACTTTATCACTAGGCTACGCGGGGTAGATAGAACTCTGAATGTTGTCATCCAAGATTGATTCTTGCAAGGACGTGGTCAGTAACGAACAACTTGGCTTCTCCAATACTCACTTTGGGGTTAATTTTTTTGTACaatcaggtctcctattagatcCTATCACCCACTTCACGCCCACCGCAGTTTCTCAGCTACTGTCTTATAGATTCCGATGAAATTTGGTAGgtaatagggtaacggtcgtattttggaccccctaagaaagtgattttagttttgtgtcccaatttattaattgcacagcgtaacaaagTCAAAGAATaagtcaaaatgtagagaaaaacttcctctacgagataaaaatgcccaaaagGTCATGTAGGATGAAAAAAAacctcgaaaataattgaattgtgaagcactgtttttcattattttggacacaccaatacattttggaccctcaaagtatatattttggacccccggcattatTTATCTTTTGGCAACTAAGTCcatgacactggttgtataatatgcttgcccatagtctaatcaatcgatcgacaatggaaaaccgaagaaattctacgctgtttgtccagaaatttgaaaaaagtttttgtttatagggtgccggtgccattggtggactacctaagctttaaaaaatcataacaaaataacgaaaagccttaacagagatcttttggcgtcaacagaaagatttcaacctctactatatgggaaaaatataaaaatagtgataaaactaattttttaacataaaatcgcttgagtcactattggtacacgtgttccagtagttgcgctagtgctccagtagtagacgttcgggaatgatacaaggaattttgaacaaaatggtaaCATTTTACATGGGttttacatttttccctcgaaacagcaattaatatctttcgaatgaagaaTAAAGATCacctctgggacttttcttcatttttatacatccattttaaaaactgcttccatccgttgatccactactggaacacgacggccactattggtgcaagggagcaaattttttgcgttaacttaattatttatatgactttttgatagaataaaaagctgaaatttggcaaatcggctaaactagaggcgatctatccaccaaaaataacacatgtcgtttttatcgaaaaatgtggtttttattccatagtccaatctactggtacattacaaccattggtaccggcaccctacttgaaaaatttctgacggcttcaatttctgtgtgtaacgtggtgtaacggttgcatggatgcaccgattaaattaaattaatttcagataaaataaacacattttctttgtacaaacggttgatgcaagtgcggaatagtcctatcttcctAAATAGCATGCAAATTGAcctggtctttcgatttaaactgggaaatttgcaggaaaatggccaagggggtccaaattatattggttaccctagctGTCGGAAAACCTCTGGTGAAGATattcaaaagtgccaagaataaatAACGTTCCCTAGGAAAGCATCTTGCGTAGGTGATATACTACGTCATCGATTTTAGACGATATTTCTCCTGTTGCCCAGAAAATCTCGGGTTCCCAGGACTTTTATCACTGTGTGCAACCTTCGTATTCATTGTCTTCCACAAACTTATCAACAATTGCTTGCTAAgtattattttcgattttttttctatctcagCACAACACAACTAGGTCTTGCTCCATTTCTATCTGCAACCATGAACTTAGTTTAGGTAGATTGATGGTCAAACCTTTCGTCGTTTTCACTCTGTTCAGAAGTACGAAGGCCTACAATCGACTCCAGTGAGGTTGATATCGTCCGCAATGCTAAGAAACATGTTCATCTAAAGTTGCACGTACAAGTTTAAATAGTTCCGccagaaaaccatgttcagacattatctgccacagttGATTTCTCTTCACTGGACCATTGCAGCTTTGCATTGatatcaataaacagatgggtATTCAGCAAGTTATACACTCGGAATTTCTCTTATACAAGATGTAAGATCATTCTCATAGTAAATATTTTATCATCTTTTTATCATCTTTtgacttttttgtttcaaaaatctATTTGGTATTCACTGACCAGCGGTTTCAATCTTAATTAAACACAGGACATTGAAACTAACAAAAAAAAGAACTCTCGCCTGGCAGTTTTTCAattagaaaatagtcataaaatgCCCAAGTAAATTGAAATTTGCCAAACAATTGTAAGTAAAAGCACAGATAACAAGAACTGATCTTCCATATCATGTATAAACCTCTACTTTGCATGTTACGCAACAAAGTCTTGCACCAAGCTCTTGAAAAACTCGAAAACGCTTGTAGATCTCCGAAATTAGTACTGTAGTACTTATCGATATCGAAAAATATTAGGTCGAGAGCTGAGAGAGAGGAGGCAGCtagcttagattgcgagctcccaaaagtcaatggaacctgtcaccaactgtcactggaaaatgTGCAAACctgtcaaaattcaaataaaagtaccgaaaaactaaacattacatattctTTGTAATGgcattaaatggacaaattgatgtgtcCTCTCGTGGCTACCCCTACgcccctaactagagatcatggagccgtgagttcgattcttcgaagacgtgtaactttttcgcaaaacttcttatctgcattcatcgattcTTCTTCATCGTTAATGCAGGAAACTGATTCTCTTTTTGTAACATATTTTTGTGAtgtaggatgaagaatcactatatcttgcttcattaacAAGAAATATTGCAGAGTAGACCTATTCATTTGTCTGGAAAtttcccagtcaaccaatactttgatttttatatcaaaatgatcttctggtcaaaatttcagtcattttggagataatttaggtgtgcttcaagtcaattatgtgtttctgagctaatttcaagctttaaaaattcataactaTCAAACGTAACAccaaaaattatcgaaaatcgaacacatttttatgattggagtaagttttaacatagtttggttgagattTGTGAttcaaggttcttgaaaatcactatttttagggAGTGTTCTCATGCGTGAATTAACTATCAccaggttgcgatgcggtgttcgatctttgggcattttttgtaatttattgcctaaaGCAACATGTCAGCTGTTGATGGTTAATGAATTCATAGATTTATTTCGTTCGATTCCTGTTGACTAGggtctgaaaaaataatgtcaatgtGTGTTTTTCTACCAATACATtcagaaaattgtaatttttgggtactgtggagaacaaatcatgatcaaacaatgtttaaactcaatttaatcttatttgCGTGTTTGACAAACTTGAACAGAATTGAATTAGCTATCAAATAGTGATAATAGCaaatggttttgattttccacatgctagctatgatttttcaaagcttgaaaTCAGcactaaaacacatttttaacttgaagaatactgaaatctttatcaaattagctgaaaatttgaccagacattgttttTAGTATGAGAATTCAGTATACTGCTTGACCGGCAGatttacagaaattttgttttcaaatatgaacaggagTTATCTAATTAAGCGAAGTTATTGACCAAAGAGAGGATCGAAGAAAAGAAATCGCTTATGTCAGTTAGGCCCTAATGAAGTTACATCACAGATTTATTTTATAAAccgattaaatgaagtattgttTAAAATTTAATGATACTATATGGTACATAATACATTTCTCTACACGATGATATTTTTAGAAGTAGCGAAAAATATTCCGATACGTTTTCTTATTTGAGCTAAGTATACTAtatcgctcaagaaaagtaaagacattccttgactgaatcggtcaagaaatttcctacagagagccccctttgaaatggcatttcttctcaactgcgtattgAGGtctgaaaaatgtaattttctgGACAATTTCtaagaagaaattttccaagccacgaaataggcgattccttttcttgtcagtaacAAAACAGCCTTTAAGCGCAAAAATTGCTCAGACCAAATTGTCAATAAAATTAACCTCAAAAACTTGATTTTCCAACCTAAAACTAGTGCTTTTACAATCCGGATCTCAATTTTAACGAAAGATAAGATATAAAACAAACGAATTCAGAACAAAGATGTTGGAATCAGCCATTTCGATCCGAATTAGGCATTAGGCATTAGTCGAACCACTGGACGGTCACTCTGGAACTCACTATACTTTCTCCTTTCAAATCAATTTAAATATTACactttcacaatttttttacaatctcACTGCCAGATGATCTCTCCAGAACTTCACTCTACCTTTCAATATggctcaatagggtcctaaaatgtttaatgaaatctcgttttcatttgataacacgaaagagcatgttactgcaactactttagcaatttttcccgctcaaataacggatatatcatattaaggtgaaacagcttggaatcaaaatctaagattgcactgaaacttcaaaggcacaaatctcacggagaaagcatccaacatcagtgcactttttattttgactttgtgcactagcagaaagtttaaaataagaagatcagaaacgtttgccaactatttctctagtttagtgcctttaaaaacgtgagtaggggcacaagccggccattatgccggccatctttggattccgagatgtttcaccttaaaacttaaatttaaaaattggattcataaatgaaccttgacacttgagatcatgtttgacgttcgcttagtcgacactgggg includes:
- the LOC5572351 gene encoding E3 ubiquitin-protein ligase CBL-B-B isoform X1 gives rise to the protein MAATNRARPQPRTNISFFSKIQGKISDACAQQKFLTDKKTLEKTWKLMDKVVKLCQQSKMNLKNSPPFILDILPDTYQRLHLIYSKYEDQMHLLHGNEHFNIFINNLMRKCKQAIKLFKEGKEKMFDENSHYRRNLTKLSLVFSHMLSELKAIFPHGTFAGDQFRITKADAADFWKSRFGNSTLVPWKLFRQELSQVHPICSGLEAMALKTTIDLTCNDYISNFEFDVFTRLFQPWNTLLRNWQILAVTHPGYVAFLTYDEVKARLQKYINKAGSYVFRLSCTRLGQWAIGYVTVEGDILQTIPQNKSLCQALLDGHREGFYLYPDGKAQNPDLSFAVQSPLEDHITVTQEQYELYCEMGSTFQLCKICAENDKDIRIEPCGHLLCTPCLTAWQVDSEGQGCPFCRAEIKGTEQIVVDAFDPRRQHNRNSANGRQQLQNDDHDDDIEDDFNIATSSLHALSNSMTLARNEKQSPHSSPRLPRRQPNPTAPVLTSNDIYAGGPSLQSQSSSCSYASSSSSSSASGSGGSSGCSSGSSNSGQQMAALVTTPAAVAAAAAASAPPMAATATHTVNGNLVTHTNISLNNNSHCSNMCTTGGGGSSGSSGTPSHNLVKCNKSSSSSLLPQTQTNVAPSASTHSQQVQQNRLSAPASSSVATPSGSNPSSYLMYRALSKALSSESQSSSSMESIYQPLPPPLPPRKSSPGILTSTPSSDSSRSKSTNPRCPSQLLAARNTQNQINSASSLCNLSNQVATSLNLSRSSENLSSAIRIDNHVPKTNPPPVPKHQTPIEPCPCNNTTAPPKPPEPDPFNQEDLDKVIVGPAETIVGIIDTRPLEARQPIILKVDDKNDHNLVLTSTSNVYQFKPTSISTNINGILSNEVTIYQPAQPILPQPHHTPKQPQPQPRHQQQQHQQPQSCATIQGTNPQHQRHQSLPANNATINAKVTPQPPSKSITTSQLSAALAAAATKSDSTNPLLYENVHLSSTATSTTDCNGSSTTSNNNHLSSSAVAAAMAASGSAHGSAAANNNNTNVPYENINLEYIARLMQEGYSKENVITALGISRNNIEMACDILHEFVSKSGGGG
- the LOC5572351 gene encoding E3 ubiquitin-protein ligase CBL-B isoform X2, coding for MAATNRARPQPRTNISFFSKIQGKISDACAQQKFLTDKKTLEKTWKLMDKVVKLCQQSKMNLKNSPPFILDILPDTYQRLHLIYSKYEDQMHLLHGNEHFNIFINNLMRKCKQAIKLFKEGKEKMFDENSHYRRNLTKLSLVFSHMLSELKAIFPHGTFAGDQFRITKADAADFWKSRFGNSTLVPWKLFRQELSQVHPICSGLEAMALKTTIDLTCNDYISNFEFDVFTRLFQPWNTLLRNWQILAVTHPGYVAFLTYDEVKARLQKYINKAGSYVFRLSCTRLGQWAIGYVTVEGDILQTIPQNKSLCQALLDGHREGFYLYPDGKAQNPDLSFAVQSPLEDHITVTQEQYELYCEMGSTFQLCKICAENDKDIRIEPCGHLLCTPCLTAWQVDSEGQGCPFCRAEIKGTEQIVVDAFDPRRQHNRNSANGRQQLQNDDHDDDIETQTNVAPSASTHSQQVQQNRLSAPASSSVATPSGSNPSSYLMYRALSKALSSESQSSSSMESIYQPLPPPLPPRKSSPGILTSTPSSDSSRSKSTNPRCPSQLLAARNTQNQINSASSLCNLSNQVATSLNLSRSSENLSSAIRIDNHVPKTNPPPVPKHQTPIEPCPCNNTTAPPKPPEPDPFNQEDLDKVIVGPAETIVGIIDTRPLEARQPIILKVDDKNDHNLVLTSTSNVYQFKPTSISTNINGILSNEVTIYQPAQPILPQPHHTPKQPQPQPRHQQQQHQQPQSCATIQGTNPQHQRHQSLPANNATINAKVTPQPPSKSITTSQLSAALAAAATKSDSTNPLLYENVHLSSTATSTTDCNGSSTTSNNNHLSSSAVAAAMAASGSAHGSAAANNNNTNVPYENINLEYIARLMQEGYSKENVITALGISRNNIEMACDILHEFVSKSGGGG